The nucleotide sequence GGCGGCCGTCGAGGCGCAGACCGTCACCGAGGCCGACCCCGCCCGGCGGGTGACCGCCTACCTGACCGCCGTGGCGCGCGCGCTCGCCCCCGCCGGACCGGCCTTCCTCCGCGACCTGGACGCCTTCCCGCCGGGGCGGGAGATCTACGAGCGGAACACCGCCCTGGCCGCCGGGCGGGTGCGTGAGCTGATCGCCGACGGCGTCGCGCAGGGCCGCTTCCGCGAGGTGCACCCCGCGCTGATCGCCGACACGGTCACCACGCTGATGCTCCGCATCGGCCGCGGCGACACCGGGCGCGCGACCGGGCTGGACGACGCGACCGCCTACCGGGAGCTGGCCGCCCTGCTGCTGCGCGGGATCGCCCTGTGAGGATCTCCGCCGTGATCATCGATGCGGCCGCCTGGGACGACCCCGACGTGCAGCGGCTGACCAGCGACCAGCAGGCCGAGATCCGCGCCCGGTACGGCGGCAAGGAGGAGCCGGGCCGGCCGCCGTCGGCCGCCGACGTCAGCGTCGTCCTGGTGGCCCGGGACGACGACGGCGCGGCGCTCGGCTGCGGCGCGCTGCGCGACCTCGGGAAGGGCGTCGCCGAGGTCAAGCGGATGTACGTCCCCCCGGCCGCGCGGGGGCGGGGGGTGTCGAAGGCGGTCCTCGCCGGGCTGGAGGCTGCAGCCCGGTCCCGGGGCTGGCGCACGCTGCGGCTGGAGACCGGGCCGCTGCAGCCCGAGGCGATCGGGCTGTACTCCGGCGCCGGATACCGGCCGATCGACGCCTTCGGCGCCTACACGGGGGACCCGGACGCCGTCGACTCGCTGTTCTTCGAGAAGGCCCTCGGCGACTGACCCGGGCAACGGGGGAGTTCCGTGAACCGGATCCGCCGCTCCGGACATCAAGGGGTGTGACGACTTCACCGATCGCGGCCGGATCATCACCTGCCGTGACCCCGACAGCGGTGCACCGCTCGGCCGGCCCACCGCCCGAGCCCCCACGGCTGCGCGCCCTGCCCGACGCCCTGCCCAGTGACGCGGAGCTGATCGCGCGGTCGGTCGACGACCCCGCGGAGTTCGCCCCGCTGTTCGACCGGCACGCCGCCACGGTGCACCGCTACCTGGGCCGCCGCGTCGGCGAACTGGCCGACGACCTGCTCAGCGAGACCTTCCTCATCGCCTTCCGCCGCCGGGAGGCCTACCGGCCCGACCACGTCGAGGTGCGGCCCTGGCTGCTGGGCATCGCGACCAACGTCGTGCACGGGCACGTGCGCACCGAGCAGCGCCGTTACAAGACCCTGGCGCGCGCGGCCGCCGAGCCCGAGCGGCCCGGCGACGACCCCGGGGACGCCGCCGGCCGGCTCGACGCCCAGGCGTTGCGGGGTCCGCTGGCCGCCGCGCTCGCCGCGTTGAAGCCGCGCGACCGCGACGCCCTGCTGCTGCTCGCGTGGGGGCAGCTCGGCTACGAGGAGATCGCCGCCGTCCTCGACGTCCCCGTCGGCACGGTGCGCTCCCGGCTGCACCGCGCCCGCCGCCAGACCCGCGCCGTGCTCGGCGACGTCTCCCCGTTCGACCCTGTCTCCGAGGAGGAGGACCGATGAACGACCTCACGCTGCTCCGCGAAGCGGGCCCCGAGGCGCCGCCGCTGTCCCCCGCCGCTCGCTCGGCCGCCCGTGCCGCGCTGCTGGCCGAGATCGAGGGCCCGGCTCCCCGGCGGTCCCGGACCCCCCGCCGGAAGGTCGCGCTGCGCATCGGGCTGGCCGCCGTCACCGCGGCGGCGGCCTGGGCCGCCGCCGTCGTCATCGCCGCCCCCGACGGCCCCGGGACGCCGGCGGAGAGCGTCACCCTCGTCGACTTCCGGATGCCGACGTTCCCGCTGTCGCTCGATCCCGAGCCGGAGGGGATGCGGCCGGCGTTCACCGGCGACGGCGAGTCGGCCGGCTTCGCGGAGTTCGACGCGGCGGACGGGGTCGACCGGTTCACCGTGGGCGTCCACGAGGAGGCGCCCGACTGGTGGTTCGAGGGCTCCGCCGAACGCGTCGACGTCACCGAGCGCCTGGAGGTCAGCGTCGAGGGCAGGGACGCCGACGTCGTCCGCGGGGCACGGGACGTCTACTGCGAGGACGGCCTGACCGTCTGCGAGCGCATGCTGTTCGCCGAACTCGTCTGGGAACGCAAGGACGACCAGTGGGTGACGATGAGCGGTGAGGGCCGGTACAGCCGGACGTCGGAGCTGGTCGCCGTCGCTGAGTCGCTGGTCGACCGGCCGCAGCGAGCCACGCTCACCGCGGAGCTCGCCCCGGCCGGCTGGTCGGTGCAGTTCTACAAGATGGGCCGGGTCCTCACCCTGGTCAACGACGCCTACGAGCAGCAGACGATCACGGTGCACGTGCCGCTGCCCGAGGACGTCATGCCCCCGGACCAGCTGCTCGACCAGCTGATGGGGCCCGTGGGGCCGGTCGTCCCCGTGACCGTCCACGGCCGGCCCGCACAGTTGGTCCCCGTCGACAACGGACCCGGGACGGCGGGGTGGTTCCTCCAGGGGCAGTTCGAGGACGGGACGACCTTCACCCTCCAGGTGCCGGACGCCTTCACCCAGGACCAGGTGCTGGAGTTCGCCGAGCAGGTGACCTACCACCCCTGACGACGAGCGAGACCTGCGAACTCGTGGCCATCGCGCGCTGATGGCCACGAGTTCGCAGGTCTCGTCGGGGCTCCCGTGGGCGAGGTGTGGTGAGCTGGGCGCATGCCCGACACCTGGCCCCCCAGCGACCGCACCGAGGTGCAGCTCAGCGCCGGCGACGCCCGCCTCGCCGTCGATCTCCGGGGCGGCACGCTGTGCCGGCTCGCGGTCGGGGACTGGGAGCTGCTCGACGGCTATGCGCCCGGTGCCGTCGCCCCCGGCTGGCGCGGCGCGGTGCTGGTCCCCTGGCCCAACCGCCTCCGGCACGGCCGGTGGACGTGGCAGGAGGAGGAGCTGCAGCTCGACGTCCGGTCGCCGGACGAGCCGCACGCGATCCACGGGCTCGTCGCCTGGCAGCCGTGGACGGTGCTGGCAGAGGCGGACGGGTCCGTCACGGTCGGGACGACGGTCGAGCCGCACCCCGGCTACCCGTTCCGGCTGGCCGTCGCCGTCGACCACGAGCTGACCGCCGAGCGGCTGACCTGCCGGCTCCGCGTGCGGAACCTCGGCGCCGAGCCGGCGCCCTTCGGTGCCGGGTTCCACCCCTACCTCTCCGTCGGGGCGACGGCGGACGGCGGCATCGGCGAGGCCGAGCTGACCGTTCCGGCGCGCACCGAGCTGGTCCTGGACGGCGGGCTGCCCACGGGGGAGCGGCGCCCCTACGACGGCGCGATCGGCCGGATCGGCGACCGTGCGCTGGACACCCCGCTCACCGACCTCGACCGGGACGCCGACGGCTGGACGCACGTGCGGCTGCGGGGCGGCGCCGGGGAGCTCACGCTCTCGGCCGACGATTCCTGGCCGTGGCTGCAGGTCTACAGCGGCGACACCCTGCCCGAGGGCCAGTGGCGGCGCAGCCTCGCCGTCGAGCCGATGACCTGCCCGCCCAACGCGCTGGCCGACGACGTCGACCTGCACGTGCTCGGGCCGGACGAGGAGTGGGCCGGCACGTGGGCGCTCGCCTGGACGCCGGCGACCTGAGATGCGCGTCGCGGAGCTCTGGCGCTACCCGGTGAAGTCGCTGCAGGGGGAGCGGCTGGCCGAGGCGGAGGTCGGGACGCTGGGCATCGCCGGTGACCGGCGCTGGGCCCTGTTCGACCGGGACACCGGGCTCGGCCTCACCGCCCGGCGGGTGCCCGAGCTGCTGTTCGGCGCCGCCCGCCTGCGGGGCGACGGAGGAGTGGAGGTCGTCCTGCCCGACGGCACGGTCACCGCCGCCGACGACGTCCTCTCGGACTGGCTGGGCCGCCGGGTGGAGCTCCGGGCCGCCACCGAGCGGGAGGGCGTGGCGCCCACCTACGAGGCTCCGGTCGACGAGGACGTGCCCGACCCCGCGGAGTGGCTGCAGTGGGAGGGTGCGCCCGGCCCCTTCCACGACAGCCCGCGGATCCGGCTGTCGCTGGTCTCCACCGGCACGACCGGCACGTGGGACCGCCGCCGGTTCCGGGCCAACGTCGTCCTGGACGGCGAGGGCGAGGAGGGTCTCCGCGGCCGGGAGGCGTCCCTCGGGTCGGTGCGGCTGCTCGTCGGCACCGGCATCCCGCGGTGCGTCATGACCACCCGCCCGCAGCCGGGCGGGATCGCCCGGGACACGTCCGTGCTCAAGACGATCCACCGGGAGCGGGACGGGCTGCTGGCCGTGCGCGCCGCCGTGCTGCAGCCCGGCGCGGTGCGGGTCGGCGACGCGCTGGTCCCGGACGGCGGGGGAGACTGAGGCGTGCGCACCATCGATCTGCGTCCCGGCGAGGACAGCATCCGGCTCGGGCAGCTGCTCAAGCTCGTCGACGCCGTGCCGACCGGCGCCCAGGTGAAGGACGTCCTGCTCTCCGGGGTGGTCACGGTCAACGGGGAGCCCGAGGAGCGGCGCGGCCGCCAGCTGCGCTCGGGCGACGTGGTGGCGATCGAGGGGGCCGAGGACGTCCGGATCGGGTAGCCCGAGGAGCTCGCGACCCGGCCAGCGCGCGGTTCCACGTGGAACCCGCCGGCGGGAAGGAACCGCATGACCACGCCAGTCGCGTCCCGCCTGCACGGATTCGGGACGACGATCTTCGCGGAGATGAGCGCGCTCGCGGTCGCGACCGGCTCGATCAACCTCGGTCAGGGGTTCCCCGACTACCCCGGCCCGCCCGAGGTGCTCGACGTCGCCCGGGCGGCGATCGGCACCGACGCCGACCAGTACCCGCCCGGGCCCGGCATCCCGGAGCTGCGCGCCGCCGTCGCCGAGCACCAGCAGCGGTTCCGGGGCCTGGCCTACGACCCGGACACCGAGGTGCTGGTCACTGCCGGCGCCACGGAGGCCCTGGCCGCCACCATGCTCGGGCTGCTCGAGCCGGGCGACGAGGTGGTGCTCTTCGAGCCGGTCTACGACAGCTACAGCGCGTCGGTCGCCATGGCCGGCGGCGTGGTCCGCCCCGTTCCGCTGCACCCGCCCGCGGACGGCCAGGGCGCGTGGACCTTCGACGAGGCGGAGCTGCGGGCCGCGGTCACCCCGCGCACCCGGCTGCTGCTGGTCAACTCGCCGCACAACCCGACCGGCACGGTCCTCACCGACGCCGAGCTCGGCGTCCTGGCCGAGCTGGCGACCGGCCACGACCTCGTGGTCGTCACCGACGAGGTGTACGAGCACCTGGTGTTCGCCGGGGCCCGGCACGTCTCCCTCGCCACGCTGCCGGGCATGCGCGACCGCACCCTCGTCGTCTCGAGCGCGGGCAAGACCTTCAACGTCACCGGGTGGAAGGTCGGCTGGGTCTGCGGTCCGGCGGCACTGGTCGCCGCCGTCCGCACCGCGAAGCAGTTCCTCACCTACGTCAACGCCGGCCCGTTCCAGCCGGCCGTCGCCGCCGGGCTGCGCCTGCCCGACGCCTACTTCGACGGGGTCGCCCGGGACCTCGAGTACCGGCGCGACCTGCTGGTGGACGCGCTGCGGGCGGCCGGCCTGCCGGTGATCAGCCCGCGGGCCACCTACTTCGCCACCGTCGACGTCCGCGGGGTGCGCCCGGACGGGGACGGGCTGGCCTTCTGCCGGGAGCTGCCGGCGCGCGTGGGTGTCGTGGCCGTCCCGACCGTGGTCTTCTACACCCCTGCGCACGCCTCCCTGGGGCGGCACCTGGTGCGGTTCGCGTTCTGCAAGAGTGATGCGCTGCTCGCCGAGGCGGTCGAGCGGCTGGGGAGGCTGGCATGAGGATCGCGGCGGTGCAGCACGACATCGTCTGGGAGGACCGGGAGGCCAACTTCGCCCGGCTCGCCCGGCAGGTGGGCCGGGCCGCGGCGGCCGGCGCGGAGCTGGTGCTGCTCACCGAGACCTTCTCCACCGGCTTCTCGATGACGCCGGGCATCGGCGAGGCCGAGGGCGGCCCGTCGGCGCGGTTCCTCGCCGCCCAGGCGGCCGAGCACGGCGTGTGGGTCGGGGGCAGCTGCCCCGAGATCGCCGATGACGCCGGCGGGGCGGGAGCGGGAGAGGCAGCGCTGCCGTACAACTCGTTCGTCCTCGCCGGGCCCGACGGGACGACGCACCGCTACCGCAAGCTGCACCCGTTCACCCACGGCGGCGAGCACGAGCGCTTCCGGGCGGGCGACGGACCGGTCACCGTGGCGATCGGCGGCCTCCGGATCACGCCGTTCATCTGCTACGACCTGCGCTTCGCCGACGTGTTCTGGCACGCCGCCCCCACCACCGACGTGTACGTGGTCGTGGCGAACTGGCCCGCCGCCCGGCGGCACCACTGGCAGACCCTGCTGCAGGCCCGCGCCATCGAGAACCAGGCGTACGTCGTCGGGGTCAACCGGGTCGGGACCGCCGGCGACGGCACCGAGCACGCCGGCGACAGCCGGATCGTCAGCCCGATGGGGGAGCTGCTGGCCACGGCCGCGGGCGCCGAGACCCTCGTGCTGGCCGACGTCGACGCGGCGGAGGTCGCGGCCACCCGCGACCGGCTGCGCTTCCTCGCCGACCGCCGCGGCTGACCCGGCCGACCGGCCCGGCGCGACCGGCCCGCCGCGGCCGGGCCCGCCGCGACCGGGTCGGGCAATCAGTCGCGCGCCGCGCCGTCCTCGTCCACGACGATCTGCTCGCGCTGCACCTGCTCGGTGACCGTCTCCTGCCCCTGCACGAACTCGCTGCGCAGCCGGACCCGCTCGACGGGCACGACCTCGACGCTGACGACGGGGCGCTCGGTGTGCAGGATGATCTCGTCCGGCATGCCTGCCGCAGCGGAGGGCGCGGTGTCCCCGGTGACCAGCGACTCGCCGGTGACCGAGCCGGTGCCCTCGTCGGCGTCGTCCATCGGCACCTCCTCCAGGCGGATCTCCTCCCGCCGGATCGGCACGGTCATCGTCACCTCCTCGGTGACCACGTACTTGACCAGCCGTACCCGCCGGGCGGCCACCTGCTCCGTGCTGATCCGCAGCCGCTCCTCGCTGCGGATCATCGTCCCGTCGGTGCCGGCGTCGGCCGCCGTCGGCGGGGCCGTGTCGGCCGCGCCGGTCCTCGCGGTGTCCGTGGACTCCAGGCCGTAGTGCCGGCGGAGCTCCGCCTCCTCGCCGGGATCCAGGTGGTTGCCGTCCATGGGCGGTGCGGTCTTGACCGCGTCGATGCTGACCGGCAGGCGCAGCGTCCCGTCGGCCCAGGTCGCCTCCCGCGCCGGCGCCACCGAGTGCCGGGTGCCGAACAGGCCGGTCGTCACGGCGACCCACGTGGGCTCACCGGTCCGGTCGTCGACGAAGAAGTGGTCGACGGTGCCCAGCTTGTCGCCGTCGGCACCGTAGGCGGTGGCGCCGATCGCGTCGGACACCTCGCGCTCGCTCAACATGGTCGGCTCCCCTCCGTGCGGCGCGCTCAGGTGCGTGCCGCCCCAGGAGCCTTCCCACCCGGCGCCGCTGGTGAACATGGGTGTCGCGGTCAGCGCGCCGGAACCGCCAGATCGACGACGAGGGCGCGGTGGTCGCTGCCCCGCACCGGCAGGAAGGCGCAGTCGCGGACGCCCAGCCGGGGGTCCACCAGCACGTGGTCGAGGACCAGCCGGGGGAAGCGCAGCCGCAGCGGGCGCCAGGTCCAGGTCAGGCCCCGGCCGGTGGCCTGCGCGGCGTCGACGTACCCGCGGCGCAGCACCGCGCGGAGGGCGGCGTGGTCGTACGTGGCGTTGAAGTCACCGGCCAGCACCCGGAGGACGTCCGGGGCGGGACCGGGCAGCGCCGCGAGGTCGGCCGTCCAGTTCCGCACCGAGGCCGGCGACGTGGCCGGCGGGGTGGTGTGCACCGCGGTGACCTCGACGTCGGCGCCGCCGTCGACCCGCAGGCGCACCGTCGGCTGCTCGAAGCACCCGGGCACCGCGCCGCGGCCGGTGACGGGCGTGCGGCTCCACACGGCTCCGGAGCCGGACACCACGCTGCCCGGCCGGGCGGGGACGACGTGGGCGTGCGGCAGCAGCCGGAGCAGCCCCGCCTCCTGCAGGTGCCGCTCGGCGTCCGGGGTCAGCTCCTGCACCGCCAGGACGTCGACGTCGTGCGACCGCACGAGCTCGACGACCGGCTCGGCCGGGACCAGGCCCAGCCGCAGGCTGACGCTGGCGATCCGGAGGTGGGTGCCGCCCGGGGGGACCGGGCCGGCGGGGCGGTGCCGCCGGGCGGTGACCGCGGCGCCGAGCGAGGTACCCGCGGCGGCGGCGAGCAGGGCACCGCTGCGGGACCGGGTCCGCAGGGCGGCGGCCAGGGGGAGGACGGCGGTGGCGGCGGCGTACGGGGTGAACGACAGCGCCGGCACCAGCGGGAAGCCGCGCTCGGCGCCGGTGCCGCGCAGCAGCGCCCACGCCGCCCACGGCAGGGCGGCCGCCGCGGCCCACCGGCGGGGATCGGGGCGCTGAGGAGGCATGGCGGTCCACGGTAGTCAGCGCACGGACCGACCGCTGCCCTACGGTCGGGTCGTGGTCACCGAGCAGCTCGAGGTCGAGCGGAAGTTCGACGTCGACGAGGGCTTCGTCCTGCCCGGCCTCGCCGGCGTCCCCGGCGTGGCCGCCGTCGACCCTCCGGTGACGCACCACCTCGAGGCGGTCTACCACGACACCGCCGACCTGCGGCTGGTCCGCGGCCGGGTGACGTTGCGCCGGCGCACCGGTGGGCCCGACGAGGGCTGGCACCTGAAGCTGCCGGCGGGTGCGGCGCGCCGTGAGCTGCACCTGCCGCTGGACCGGGGCACCGACGCGGCTCCCGCCGAGCTGCTGGACGTGGTCACCGGGCTCCTGGGCGGCGCGGCCACCGGTCCGGTGGTGACGATGCGGACCCGGCGGGTGGTCACCGAGCTGCGCGACGCGGCGGGCCGGGTGCTCGCCGAGCTGGCCGACGACGCGGTGACGGCGACGGTGCCGGCCGGCGCGCCGGGCGTGCGTCCGGAGGTCCGCCGCTGGCGGGAGGTCGAGATCGAGCTGGTCGGCGGCGGCGAGCCGCTGCTGACGGCGGTGGGCGAGGCGCTGGTGGCCGCGGGTGCCCGCCCCTCGCCCCGGGCGTCCAAGCTGGCCTCCGCCCTCTCGTCCCGGCTGGGCGGCGGCACCCCGGGCTGACCGCCGCGGGACCCCGCGGGCGCGACCCGTCGTCGGACCCGGTGGCGACGGCGGGCACCATGGTCCGCGCTCGCCCCTCGACGCCTCCGGAGGCCCGCCCTGTCGCTCATCGGTGTGCTGGGCTTCGGCACCGTCGTCCTGCTGGCCGTGGGGCTGCTGCACGGGTACCTCTGGTTCCGCCTGGTGCGGGGCACCACCACGGCCGGCCTGCTGCGGCACCGGCTGACGGTGCTCACCGTGGTACTGGCGCTGCTGCCGGTGCTGGCCGTTCTGCTGCGCGGGGTGCTCCCCTCCGGCGCCCTCACGCCGCTGAGCTGGATCGGCTTCGTCTGGCTCGGCGTCGCGCTGTACGCCGTCCTCGCCCTGCTCGCCCTCGAGCCGGTCCGCTGGGTCGGCAACCGGTGGATCACGAGGCAGGGCCGGGAGGACGGCGATGTGCACGGCGACGATCCGGCTCTGCTCGAGGTGGGGGCCGCGGCCGGTCGCGGTGCCGTCCGGGAGGACGGGGGTGCGCAGGGCGAACCGGCTCCCGGCGACGGGGGGACGGCACCTGGCCCCGGTGCCGTCCGGCAGGACGGCGACGTCATGGCCCGGCGGCGGTTCCTCGCCCGCGGGCTGGCGGTCACCGCGGGGGCGGTCGCACTGGGCACCGCGGGCACCGGGGCGTACTTCGCGAACGCGGCGCCGGTCGTCCGGCGGGTCCCGGTGACGCTCCGCGGCCTGGACCCGGCGCTGGAGGGCCTGCGCATCGTCACCTTCTCCGACGGCCACCTCTCCGCCACCTACGGGGGG is from Blastococcus sp. HT6-4 and encodes:
- a CDS encoding GNAT family N-acetyltransferase, whose amino-acid sequence is MRISAVIIDAAAWDDPDVQRLTSDQQAEIRARYGGKEEPGRPPSAADVSVVLVARDDDGAALGCGALRDLGKGVAEVKRMYVPPAARGRGVSKAVLAGLEAAARSRGWRTLRLETGPLQPEAIGLYSGAGYRPIDAFGAYTGDPDAVDSLFFEKALGD
- a CDS encoding aldose 1-epimerase family protein produces the protein MPDTWPPSDRTEVQLSAGDARLAVDLRGGTLCRLAVGDWELLDGYAPGAVAPGWRGAVLVPWPNRLRHGRWTWQEEELQLDVRSPDEPHAIHGLVAWQPWTVLAEADGSVTVGTTVEPHPGYPFRLAVAVDHELTAERLTCRLRVRNLGAEPAPFGAGFHPYLSVGATADGGIGEAELTVPARTELVLDGGLPTGERRPYDGAIGRIGDRALDTPLTDLDRDADGWTHVRLRGGAGELTLSADDSWPWLQVYSGDTLPEGQWRRSLAVEPMTCPPNALADDVDLHVLGPDEEWAGTWALAWTPAT
- a CDS encoding endonuclease/exonuclease/phosphatase family protein translates to MPPQRPDPRRWAAAAALPWAAWALLRGTGAERGFPLVPALSFTPYAAATAVLPLAAALRTRSRSGALLAAAAGTSLGAAVTARRHRPAGPVPPGGTHLRIASVSLRLGLVPAEPVVELVRSHDVDVLAVQELTPDAERHLQEAGLLRLLPHAHVVPARPGSVVSGSGAVWSRTPVTGRGAVPGCFEQPTVRLRVDGGADVEVTAVHTTPPATSPASVRNWTADLAALPGPAPDVLRVLAGDFNATYDHAALRAVLRRGYVDAAQATGRGLTWTWRPLRLRFPRLVLDHVLVDPRLGVRDCAFLPVRGSDHRALVVDLAVPAR
- a CDS encoding RNA polymerase sigma factor; this translates as MTPTAVHRSAGPPPEPPRLRALPDALPSDAELIARSVDDPAEFAPLFDRHAATVHRYLGRRVGELADDLLSETFLIAFRRREAYRPDHVEVRPWLLGIATNVVHGHVRTEQRRYKTLARAAAEPERPGDDPGDAAGRLDAQALRGPLAAALAALKPRDRDALLLLAWGQLGYEEIAAVLDVPVGTVRSRLHRARRQTRAVLGDVSPFDPVSEEEDR
- a CDS encoding pyridoxal phosphate-dependent aminotransferase codes for the protein MTTPVASRLHGFGTTIFAEMSALAVATGSINLGQGFPDYPGPPEVLDVARAAIGTDADQYPPGPGIPELRAAVAEHQQRFRGLAYDPDTEVLVTAGATEALAATMLGLLEPGDEVVLFEPVYDSYSASVAMAGGVVRPVPLHPPADGQGAWTFDEAELRAAVTPRTRLLLVNSPHNPTGTVLTDAELGVLAELATGHDLVVVTDEVYEHLVFAGARHVSLATLPGMRDRTLVVSSAGKTFNVTGWKVGWVCGPAALVAAVRTAKQFLTYVNAGPFQPAVAAGLRLPDAYFDGVARDLEYRRDLLVDALRAAGLPVISPRATYFATVDVRGVRPDGDGLAFCRELPARVGVVAVPTVVFYTPAHASLGRHLVRFAFCKSDALLAEAVERLGRLA
- a CDS encoding metallophosphoesterase, which gives rise to MLGFGTVVLLAVGLLHGYLWFRLVRGTTTAGLLRHRLTVLTVVLALLPVLAVLLRGVLPSGALTPLSWIGFVWLGVALYAVLALLALEPVRWVGNRWITRQGREDGDVHGDDPALLEVGAAAGRGAVREDGGAQGEPAPGDGGTAPGPGAVRQDGDVMARRRFLARGLAVTAGAVALGTAGTGAYFANAAPVVRRVPVTLRGLDPALEGLRIVTFSDGHLSATYGGRRFERLVEIVNEQRPDVVAIVGDLVDGSVAELREDVAPLADLVSEQGVYFVTGNHEYFVDTGAWMRHLPTLGVDVLRNERVAIRRGGASFDLAGIDDRIAAASGVPGHGADLDAALDGRDDGTPVVLLAHQPVMVEQAAAAGVDLQLSGHTHGGQLWPFDHMVALDQPVVEGFARYGDTQLYVTTGAGYWGPPMRIGARPEVTVVELRAPTG
- a CDS encoding nitrilase-related carbon-nitrogen hydrolase, coding for MRIAAVQHDIVWEDREANFARLARQVGRAAAAGAELVLLTETFSTGFSMTPGIGEAEGGPSARFLAAQAAEHGVWVGGSCPEIADDAGGAGAGEAALPYNSFVLAGPDGTTHRYRKLHPFTHGGEHERFRAGDGPVTVAIGGLRITPFICYDLRFADVFWHAAPTTDVYVVVANWPAARRHHWQTLLQARAIENQAYVVGVNRVGTAGDGTEHAGDSRIVSPMGELLATAAGAETLVLADVDAAEVAATRDRLRFLADRRG
- a CDS encoding MOSC N-terminal beta barrel domain-containing protein, whose translation is MRVAELWRYPVKSLQGERLAEAEVGTLGIAGDRRWALFDRDTGLGLTARRVPELLFGAARLRGDGGVEVVLPDGTVTAADDVLSDWLGRRVELRAATEREGVAPTYEAPVDEDVPDPAEWLQWEGAPGPFHDSPRIRLSLVSTGTTGTWDRRRFRANVVLDGEGEEGLRGREASLGSVRLLVGTGIPRCVMTTRPQPGGIARDTSVLKTIHRERDGLLAVRAAVLQPGAVRVGDALVPDGGGD
- a CDS encoding TetR/AcrR family transcriptional regulator — protein: MESAEGRLTRRQAELLDQLEALFLAQGFAGFTLEDLAVRLRCSKSTLYALAGSKEQLSLRVIRHFFRKATAAVEAQTVTEADPARRVTAYLTAVARALAPAGPAFLRDLDAFPPGREIYERNTALAAGRVRELIADGVAQGRFREVHPALIADTVTTLMLRIGRGDTGRATGLDDATAYRELAALLLRGIAL
- a CDS encoding CYTH domain-containing protein, which translates into the protein MVTEQLEVERKFDVDEGFVLPGLAGVPGVAAVDPPVTHHLEAVYHDTADLRLVRGRVTLRRRTGGPDEGWHLKLPAGAARRELHLPLDRGTDAAPAELLDVVTGLLGGAATGPVVTMRTRRVVTELRDAAGRVLAELADDAVTATVPAGAPGVRPEVRRWREVEIELVGGGEPLLTAVGEALVAAGARPSPRASKLASALSSRLGGGTPG
- a CDS encoding RNA-binding S4 domain-containing protein — protein: MRTIDLRPGEDSIRLGQLLKLVDAVPTGAQVKDVLLSGVVTVNGEPEERRGRQLRSGDVVAIEGAEDVRIG
- a CDS encoding PRC and DUF2382 domain-containing protein, yielding MLSEREVSDAIGATAYGADGDKLGTVDHFFVDDRTGEPTWVAVTTGLFGTRHSVAPAREATWADGTLRLPVSIDAVKTAPPMDGNHLDPGEEAELRRHYGLESTDTARTGAADTAPPTAADAGTDGTMIRSEERLRISTEQVAARRVRLVKYVVTEEVTMTVPIRREEIRLEEVPMDDADEGTGSVTGESLVTGDTAPSAAAGMPDEIILHTERPVVSVEVVPVERVRLRSEFVQGQETVTEQVQREQIVVDEDGAARD